In Pseudomonas nunensis, a single window of DNA contains:
- a CDS encoding ABC transporter permease subunit has protein sequence MFSFIARRLGLLIPTFFGITLLTFALIRMIPGDPVEVMMGERRVDPEMHAQAMERLGLNKPLYAQYLDYIGKLAHGDLGESLRTRESVWTEFSSLFPATLELSMAALLFAGILGLLAGVIAALKRGSLFDHGVMGISLAGYSMPIFWWGLILIMFFSVSLGWTPVSGRIDLLYDIEPRTGFMLIDTLLADDVGAFFDALHHLILPAIVLGTIPLAVIARMTRSSMLEVLREDYIRTARAKGLSPARVVFVHGLRNALIPVLTVVGLQVGTLLAGAVLTETIFSWPGIGKWLIEAIGARDYPVVQNGILLIACLVILVNFVVDILYGFANPRIRHQR, from the coding sequence ATGTTTAGTTTTATTGCCCGCCGACTGGGGTTACTGATCCCCACGTTTTTCGGCATCACCCTGCTGACTTTCGCGTTGATTCGCATGATTCCGGGCGACCCCGTGGAAGTAATGATGGGCGAACGTCGGGTCGACCCCGAAATGCACGCTCAGGCAATGGAACGCCTAGGTCTGAACAAACCCCTGTATGCCCAATACCTGGATTACATCGGCAAGTTGGCCCACGGCGACCTTGGTGAATCCCTGCGTACCCGTGAAAGTGTCTGGACCGAGTTCAGCTCTCTATTCCCCGCGACCCTGGAACTGTCCATGGCCGCACTGTTGTTCGCCGGCATCCTGGGCCTGTTGGCCGGGGTGATTGCGGCACTCAAGCGAGGATCCCTGTTCGACCATGGGGTGATGGGCATCTCCCTGGCGGGATATTCGATGCCGATCTTCTGGTGGGGCCTGATCCTGATCATGTTCTTCTCGGTGTCCCTGGGCTGGACCCCGGTGTCCGGGCGGATCGATCTGCTTTATGACATCGAGCCGCGCACCGGTTTCATGCTCATCGACACCCTGCTGGCCGATGACGTCGGCGCGTTCTTCGACGCCCTGCACCACCTGATCCTGCCGGCCATCGTGCTCGGCACCATCCCGCTGGCGGTTATTGCGCGGATGACCCGTTCTTCGATGCTCGAAGTGCTGCGTGAAGACTACATCCGTACCGCCCGCGCCAAAGGCCTGTCGCCAGCGCGCGTGGTGTTCGTGCACGGCCTGCGCAACGCGCTGATTCCGGTACTGACCGTGGTCGGCCTGCAAGTCGGCACGTTGCTGGCCGGTGCGGTCCTGACCGAAACCATCTTCTCCTGGCCCGGCATCGGCAAATGGCTGATCGAAGCCATTGGCGCACGGGATTATCCCGTGGTGCAAAACGGCATCCTGTTAATCGCCTGCCTGGTGATTCTGGTCAACTTCGTAGTGGACATCCTCTACGGCTTTGCCAACCCACGCATTCGTCACCAGCGCTGA
- a CDS encoding ABC transporter permease subunit: protein MTTPIPAVAVDQSLLYPSPYKEFWQAFSKNKGAVAGLLFMLLVIFCAIFAPWVAPHNPSEQYRDFLLTPPSWLEGGQIQFLLGTDELGRDLLSRLINGSRLSLLIGLSSVVMSLIPGILLGLFAGFFPRVLGPTIMRLMDIMLALPSLLLAVAIVAILGPGLINTIIAIAVVSLPSYVRLTRAAVMGELNRDYVTAARLAGAGLPRLMFVTVLPNCMAPLIVQATLSFSSAILDAAALGFLGLGVQPPTPEWGTMLASARDYIERAWWVVSLPGLTILLSVLAINLMGDGLRDALDPKLKNAA from the coding sequence ATGACCACTCCAATTCCAGCGGTAGCAGTCGATCAAAGCCTGCTGTACCCGTCTCCGTACAAAGAATTCTGGCAAGCATTCTCCAAGAACAAAGGCGCCGTCGCCGGCCTGCTGTTCATGCTGCTGGTGATTTTCTGCGCAATCTTCGCGCCGTGGGTTGCCCCGCATAACCCGAGCGAGCAATACCGTGACTTCCTGCTGACCCCGCCGTCCTGGCTGGAAGGCGGGCAGATCCAGTTCCTGCTCGGCACCGATGAACTGGGTCGCGACCTGCTGTCGCGCTTGATCAACGGTTCGCGCCTGTCCCTGCTGATCGGCTTGTCGTCGGTAGTGATGTCGCTGATTCCGGGCATCCTGTTGGGTCTGTTCGCCGGGTTCTTCCCGCGCGTGCTCGGCCCGACCATCATGCGCCTGATGGACATCATGCTGGCCCTGCCATCCCTGCTGCTGGCCGTGGCGATTGTCGCCATCCTCGGCCCTGGCCTGATCAACACCATCATCGCCATCGCCGTGGTTTCGTTGCCGTCCTATGTTCGTCTGACCCGCGCCGCGGTGATGGGTGAACTGAACCGCGACTACGTGACCGCCGCGCGCCTCGCCGGTGCCGGCCTGCCACGCCTGATGTTCGTCACCGTGCTGCCAAACTGCATGGCACCGTTGATCGTTCAAGCGACCTTGAGCTTCTCCTCGGCGATTCTCGATGCCGCCGCCCTGGGCTTCCTGGGCCTTGGCGTACAACCGCCAACCCCTGAGTGGGGCACCATGCTGGCTTCGGCTCGCGACTACATCGAACGCGCCTGGTGGGTGGTAAGTCTGCCTGGTTTGACCATTTTGCTCAGCGTGCTGGCAATCAACTTGATGGGCGACGGTCTGCGCGATGCGCTGGACCCGAAACTCAAGAACGCCGCCTGA
- a CDS encoding ABC transporter ATP-binding protein, giving the protein MSLLEIKNLNVRFGDKNAVPVVDGLDITVDKGEVLAIVGESGSGKSVTMMALMGLIEHPGIVTADALNFDGKNMLKLSSRQRRQIVGKDLAMVFQDPMTALNPSYTVGFQIEEVLRLHLKMSGKQARKRAIELLEKVEIPGAASRMEAYPHQLSGGMSQRVAIAMAIAGEPKLLIADEPTTALDVTIQAQIMDLLLALQKEQNMGLVLITHDLAVVAETAQSVCVMYAGQAVEVGQVPQLFDIPAHPYSEALLKAIPEHSLGATRLATLPGIVPGRYDRPQGCLLSPRCPYVQDSCRQQRPGLDPKSNSLARCFYPLNQEVA; this is encoded by the coding sequence ATGTCACTGTTAGAAATCAAGAATCTCAACGTTCGCTTTGGCGACAAGAACGCCGTTCCGGTGGTCGATGGCCTCGACATTACCGTGGATAAAGGCGAAGTCCTGGCCATCGTTGGCGAGTCGGGTTCCGGTAAATCCGTGACCATGATGGCGCTGATGGGCCTGATCGAGCATCCGGGGATCGTCACTGCCGACGCCCTGAATTTCGACGGCAAGAACATGCTCAAACTCAGCAGCCGTCAGCGTCGACAAATCGTCGGCAAAGACCTGGCCATGGTGTTCCAGGACCCGATGACCGCGCTGAACCCGAGCTACACCGTCGGTTTCCAGATCGAAGAAGTGCTGCGCCTGCACCTGAAAATGTCCGGCAAGCAAGCGCGCAAGCGTGCTATCGAGCTGCTGGAAAAAGTTGAAATCCCGGGCGCTGCCAGCCGTATGGAGGCCTACCCGCATCAACTGTCTGGCGGTATGAGCCAGCGTGTTGCGATCGCCATGGCGATTGCCGGCGAACCGAAACTGCTGATCGCCGACGAACCGACCACGGCCCTCGACGTGACCATCCAGGCCCAGATCATGGACCTGCTGCTGGCCTTGCAGAAAGAGCAGAACATGGGCCTGGTGCTGATCACTCACGACCTCGCGGTCGTGGCTGAAACCGCCCAGAGCGTGTGCGTGATGTACGCCGGTCAAGCGGTGGAAGTGGGTCAAGTGCCGCAACTGTTCGACATTCCGGCGCACCCGTACAGTGAAGCGCTGCTCAAGGCGATTCCGGAACACAGCCTCGGCGCCACGCGCCTGGCCACGTTGCCGGGCATCGTTCCCGGTCGCTACGACCGTCCGCAGGGTTGCCTGCTGTCGCCGCGTTGCCCGTACGTGCAGGACTCCTGCCGTCAGCAACGTCCTGGCCTTGACCCGAAAAGCAACAGCCTCGCCCGCTGCTTCTACCCGCTGAACCAGGAGGTGGCGTAA
- a CDS encoding peptide ABC transporter ATP-binding protein encodes MAVVLTARDLTRHYEVSRGLFKGHATVRALNGVSFELEAGKTLAVVGESGCGKSTLARALTLIEEPSSGSLKIAGQEVTGADKAQRKQLRKDVQMVFQSPYASLNPRQKVGDQLGEPLLINTNLSAAERREKVQAMMKQVGLRPEHYQRYPHMFSGGQRQRIALARAMMLQPKVLVADEPTSALDVSIQAQVLNLFMDLQQEFNTAYVFISHNLAVVQHVADDVMVMYLGRPVEMGPKNDIYERPLHPYTQALLSATPTIHPDPNKPKIKIVGELPNPLNPPSGCAFHKRCPYATERCSTEEPALRLLDSRQVACHYAEQFLDGAA; translated from the coding sequence ATGGCCGTCGTACTTACCGCCCGCGACCTGACCCGTCACTACGAAGTGTCCCGTGGCCTGTTCAAGGGCCATGCGACCGTCCGCGCCTTGAACGGCGTGTCGTTTGAACTGGAAGCCGGCAAAACCCTCGCTGTCGTTGGCGAATCGGGTTGCGGCAAATCCACCCTGGCCCGCGCCCTGACGCTGATCGAAGAGCCGTCCTCCGGTTCCTTGAAAATCGCCGGGCAAGAAGTCACCGGCGCCGACAAGGCCCAGCGCAAGCAACTGCGCAAAGACGTGCAGATGGTGTTCCAGAGCCCGTACGCCTCGTTGAACCCACGGCAGAAAGTCGGTGACCAGCTCGGCGAACCGCTGCTGATCAACACCAACCTGAGCGCGGCCGAACGTCGCGAGAAAGTCCAGGCGATGATGAAGCAGGTGGGCTTGCGTCCTGAGCACTACCAGCGTTATCCGCACATGTTCTCCGGCGGTCAGCGCCAGCGGATCGCCCTGGCTCGCGCGATGATGCTGCAACCGAAGGTGCTGGTGGCGGATGAACCGACCTCGGCGCTGGACGTGTCGATCCAGGCGCAGGTGCTGAACCTGTTCATGGATCTGCAGCAAGAGTTCAACACCGCCTACGTGTTCATCTCGCACAACCTGGCAGTGGTTCAACACGTCGCCGATGACGTGATGGTGATGTACCTCGGTCGCCCGGTGGAAATGGGCCCGAAGAACGACATCTACGAGCGTCCGCTGCACCCGTACACCCAGGCGTTGCTGTCGGCCACCCCGACCATTCACCCGGACCCGAACAAGCCGAAAATCAAGATTGTCGGCGAGTTGCCCAACCCGTTGAACCCGCCGTCGGGTTGCGCTTTCCACAAGCGTTGCCCGTACGCCACCGAGCGTTGCAGCACTGAAGAGCCGGCCCTGCGCCTGCTCGACAGTCGGCAGGTGGCTTGCCACTACGCCGAGCAGTTTCTCGACGGCGCGGCATAA